A genomic segment from Fusarium fujikuroi IMI 58289 draft genome, chromosome FFUJ_chr04 encodes:
- a CDS encoding related to endo-1,3-beta-glucanase, with protein sequence MFFKQPLTALLSLSATALAWDAPGYSGFTRVWQDPFSGAAGTLPDTSRWNIITGYLNVNAELEVYTSSSRNVQRSGGDTLQLVPWRDASALKGWTSGRVESKYVFTPQAGKITRAEANLRFGSCSTNNKQGIWPAFWMLGNILRNGGSWPSCGELDVMETVNGQLTGYGTAHCDVYPGGICNEGTGIGGTIGLPNQDWHTWRIEFNRAKSSWRDETITWFLDGQQFHQISGARINNEGVWNTLCHSPMYFILNVAVGGTWPGYPNGNTCDGYGSMMEVGYVAHYSN encoded by the exons ATGTTTTTCAAGCAACCCCTTACAGCACTCTTATCCCTTTCCGCCACGGCTCTGGCTTGGGATGCCCCAGGCTACAGCGGTTTTACACGTGTCTGGCAGGATCCCTTTTCTGGTGCAGCCGGCACTCTACCTGACACTAGCCGATGGAACATTATAACGGGATACCTCAACGTCAATGCGGAACTCGAAGTCTACACATCATCTAGTCGCAACGTCCAACGAAGCGGCGGGGATACCCTCCAGCTTGTCCCATGGCGTGACGCTTCCGCTCTCAAGGGCTGGACTTCGGGCCGTGTCGAGAGCAAATATGTCTTCACCCCCCAGGCAGGCAAGATCACAAGAGCAGAGGCCAACCTGCGATTTGGCTCGTGCTCTACCAACAATAAACAAGGAATCTGGCCTGCTTTCTGGATGCTTGGAAACATTCTCCGTAACGGCGGTAGCTGGCCATCTTGTGGTGAGCTTGATGTCATGGAGACAGTTAACGGCCAGCTGACCGGATACGGAACTGCGCACTGCGATGTTTACCCTGGCGGCATCTGTAATGAAGGCACTGGCATTGGTGGCACGATTGGTCTCCCGAACCAAGACTGGCACACCTGGAGAATTGAGTTCAACCGCGCCAAGAGCAGCTGGCGAGATGAGACTATCACCTGGTTCCTTGACGGACAGCAGTTCCATCAGATCTCGGGTGCAAGGATTAACAACGAGGGAGTCTGGAACACCCTGTGCCATAGTCCCATGTATTTCATTCTCAACGTCGCTGTCGGTGGCACTTGG CCTGGGTACCCCAACGGTAACACCTGCGACGGCTATGGTAGCATGATGGAAGTCGGCTATGTCGCCCATTACTCTAACTAA
- a CDS encoding related to potassium channel beta subunit protein translates to MSSSKSSKINIVLGVANVGDGNADPVVRFHEPSDVIAFLDAFTKRGYNQLDTARIYSPHAPGTSEPKIGDVPEKKFIIDTKVNSFHDGAHSKENILKDINDSLSALRIPQVNIEYLHQPDRATDLKEACEAMDQAHKEGKIKYWGISKHTAQEVETIVKICDENDFIKPSVYQGEYNPIVRSAEKELFPILRQHGIAFYAYSPAGAGFFAGNHKNVRPGGRFDQSIFLGSLYAERYLKPSISEATEKALAAASSHGISGHAAALRWTAHHGALRKEYGDSIILGASSVQQLNSNIDAIEAGPLPDDVADALGAVYAEIGDVLPYHV, encoded by the exons ATGTCCTCCTCGAAGTCTTCAAAGATCAATATCGTCCTAGGAGTCGCAAAT GTTGGCGACGGTAACGCTGACCCCGTGGTCCGCTTCCACGAGCCAAGCGACGTCATCGCTTTTCTCGATGCCTTCACCAAACGAGGGTATAACCAGCTTGACACAGCACGCATCTATTCACCTCATGCGCCAGGAACAAGCGAGCCAAAGATTGGAGACGTCCCTGAGAAGAAATTCATCATTGACACAAAGGTCAACTCTTTCCACGACGGGGCTCACTCCAAGGAGAACATTCTCAAAGACATTAACGATTCCTTGAGTGCCCTTAGAATCCCGCAGGTCAATATCGAGTATTTGCATCAGCCTGACCGGGCGACTGATCTCAAGGAAGCTTGCGAAGCCATGGACCAGGCTCACAAAGAAGGAAAGATCAAGTACTGGGGTATCAGCAAACATACCGCTCAAGAGGTCGAGACTATCGTCAAGATTTGTGACGAAaatgacttcatcaagcccaGCGTATATCAAGGAGAGTATAATCCGATTGTTAGATCTGCCGAAAAGGAACTCTTTCCAATTTTGCGACAACATGGTATCGCGTTCTATGCCTATAGTccagctggagctggatTCTTTGCTGGCAACCATAAGAACGTCAGACCTGGCGGCCGCTTTGATCAATCT ATTTTTCTTGGAAGCCTGTACGCTGAACGCTATCTCAAGCCCTCCATCTCGGAAGCCACGGAGAAGGCGTTGGCTGCAGCTTCTAGCCACGGAATTAGCGGCCACGCTGCGGCTCTTAGATGGACAGCGCATCATGGAGCTCTGAGGAAAGAATATGGCGATTCTATCATCCTTGGTGCATCGAGCGTGCAACAGCTGAACTCTAATATTGATGCGATTGAGGCTGGGCCGTTGCCTGATGATGTAGCAGACGCTCTTGGAGCAGTCTATGCCGAGATTGGGGATGTTCTACCGTATCATGTGTAA
- a CDS encoding uncharacterized protein (reviewed:yes 2), whose protein sequence is MSRWHKETCSKPRVVIAGNTPRCEACDSVPDIQKYIAQQKAIPAFTQPPPDPPLGQLNLRWPSSVKYEQQTTSIVQLGGGPLSNKPKIDAFEPGDNKKVVQSPIYSSRLDKDEFRLLFLSPSTDHNTPIHAELVVHQDGRSPQYESTSYTWAGENGDSSKCRPLYIGRYWDIVLQTRNCWSMLQSLRFPIGTRAVWVDAICINQNDIEERDSQVMKMSQRYKSCHRVVVYLGPDMATSIQGSYPAQKELTLSNSKQSTAMSPDSFRKLLCKRYFSRIWVVQELVLARRVAFQIGDSEYWMDSNTMRSLEAHISCDWNSTTAPWLQNVGLERLQETNILHILRATHMCQCADPRDRVFGILSLLSNNSFDSVLRADYSLSFREMVIGLFSHTLLELRDLGVLRFAAGLHNYSKFPSWMPNLELFASDNSTQDGLDELATLIKSREMKPENELRLAYCHSIVGDGEVDHRGTPWYLGTTVDSSTGALSINLIHLLEFKNSPRKMEDGEIMKGWHLFTIPGRHTNLVLSSNLPLDELIVPTRDHLFCLNDDSGSPVFLLMSLEIDKNIYKIMGICRHVAFQDQKLDIRESIQQWNAYETHCESGDIGNLYVSQEKSEDQDLHLRSLEYTLYTQLEAINTDHISAVIWTENPSGINSPEARLGFGHGSDCTLKPILMSLINEHNKVEPGFFACLSLCIPASLRPQIEVDEYIMVTATRALATTIDRRWWNDPANEWRFVGQACFESNADKDCSCRKSFENSSIIRNRELADLLSKNISQEEDDKESRRVSGHCMLWQDHEAYHQFLYFLWQDAKSERIQTTNLLWPEGLAVQIRIPRESIECWVKQTMVWKTLHRLNHVSPISSEDDLDAVLGSPNPNPHFRSIAVPGWPTELVDDFNIDGSIQRVSIQ, encoded by the coding sequence ATGTCCCGTTGGCATAAAGAAACCTGTTCTAAGCCAAGAGTTGTTATTGCTGGCAACACTCCACGCTGTGAGGCATGCGATAGTGTACCCGACATACAGAAGTACATTGCTCAGCAAAAAGCCATTCCTGCCTTTACCCAACCTCCACCTGACCCTCCTTTGGGGCAGTTAAACCTTCGTTGGCCGAGTTCGGTTAAATATGAGCAGCAAACTACGAGCATCGTACAGCTTGGTGGGGGTCCATTATCAAACAAGCCAAAGATAGATGCCTTCGAACCAGGAGATAACAAGAAGGTCGTCCAGTCTCCCATCTATTCCTCCAGATTGGATAAAGACGAGTTTAGACTACTCTTTCTAAGTCCCTCTACTGATCACAACACCCCTATACACGCCGAACTAGTGGTACATCAGGATGGCCGATCTCCACAGTACGAGTCAACATCCTACACGTGGGCTGGTGAGAATGGCGATAGCTCCAAGTGCAGACCATTGTACATTGGACGCTATTGGGATATTGTTCTACAGACCCGGAACTGCTGGTCAATGCTGCAATCATTACGGTTCCCAATAGGAACGCGTGCTGTTTGGGTTGACGCTATCTGCATTAATCAGAATGACATTGAGGAAAGGGATTCACAAGTCATGAAAATGTCACAAAGGTACAAGAGCTGCCATCGGGTCGTGGTTTACCTCGGCCCAGACATGGCAACATCCATCCAAGGAAGTTATCCAGCTCAGAAGGAATTGACCCTGAGCAATTCTAAACAATCTACTGCAATGTCGCCGGACTCTTTCCGCAAGCTCCTTTGCAAGCGGTACTTTAGCCGCATTTGGGTTGTTCAAGAGCTCGTTTTGGCCAGAAGAGTGGCGTTTCAGATCGGAGATTCAGAATATTGGATGGATTCCAATACGATGAGATCCCTGGAGGCCCATATCAGCTGTGATTGGAACTCAACTACCGCCCCATGGCTGCAGAATGTTGGCCTAGAGAGATTGCAAGAGACAAATATCCTTCATATCCTTCGAGCAACACACATGTGCCAGTGCGCTGATCCCCGCGATAGGGTCTTTGGTATCCTTTCCCTGCTCAGCAATAACTCTTTCGACTCGGTACTGCGTGCAGACTATTCCCTATCATTCAGGGAGATGGTGATTGGGCTATTTTCGCATACACTTCTCGAGTTGAGGGACTTGGGTGTTTTGCGTTTTGCCGCTGGTTTACACAACTATTCTAAATTCCCCTCGTGGATGCCGAATCTTGAACTTTTCGCTTCTGATAATTCTACCCAAGATGGACTGGATGAATTAGCAACCCTTATCAAGAGCCGAGAGATGAAGCCTGAAAATGAACTGCGATTGGCATACTGCCATAGTATCGTTGGTGACGGTGAAGTGGATCACAGAGGTACGCCGTGGTATCTTGGCACCACTGTTGACTCATCGACTGGTGCATTATCTATCAACCTCATACATTTGTTGGAGTTTAAAAACTCTCCTCGAAAGATGGAAGATGGTGAAATTATGAAGGGTTGGCATCTATTCACCATTCCAGGTCGCCACACGAATTTGGTGTTGTCGTCAAATCTACCGCTCGATGAGTTGATTGTCCCCACCCGAGATCATCTTTTCTGCTTGAATGACGACAGCGGTTCCCCTGTTTTTCTACTAATGTCCCTTGAGATTGACAAGAACATTTATAAAATTATGGGGATCTGCCGGCATGTGGCGTTCCAAGACCAAAAGTTGGATATTCGCGAAAGTATACAACAATGGAACGCGTACGAGACCCATTGCGAGTCTGGGGACATTGGGAATCTGTATGTCTCACAAGAAAAGTCGGAGGATCAGGATTTGCATCTGAGGAGCCTGGAATATACTCTCTATACTCAACTTGAAGCTATCAACACCGACCATATATCAGCAGTTATATGGACTGAAAATCCGTCAGGAATCAACTCACCCGAAGCAAGACTGGGGTTTGGTCACGGCTCGGATTGCACACTCAAGCCCATTCTGATGAGTTTGATAAATGAGCACAACAAAGTTGAACCTGGGTTCTTCGCTTGCTTGAGCCTTTGCATTCCTGCATCGTTAAGGCCCCAGATTGAAGTTGACGAATACATTATGGTAACTGCCACAAGGGCTCTTGCTACAACAATCGATCGGAGATGGTGGAACGATCCTGCTAATGAATGGCGATTTGTCGGGCAGGCTTGTTTTGAATCAAACGCAGACAAGGATTGCAGTTGCCGGAAATCGTTTGAGAATTCATCTATTATCCGGAATAGAGAGCTCGCAGACCTGCTATCCAAGAATATATctcaagaagaggacgacAAAGAAAGTAGGAGGGTTTCAGGTCACTGTATGCTCTGGCAGGACCATGAGGCTTACCACCAATTCCTATATTTCTTGTGGCAGGATGCAAAGAGTGAAAGGATACAGACAACAAATCTATTGTGGCCAGAAGGCTTGGCGGTGCAGATACGAATTCCCAGGGAGTCTATAGAATGTTGGGTAAAGCAGACGATGGTATGGAAGACACTACACAGGTTGAATCACGTATCTCCTATCTCAAGtgaagatgatctggatgCAGTCTTGGGCAGTCCTAACCCAAATCCCCATTTCCGTTCAATTGCCGTTCCTGGTTGGCCCACTGAGTTAGTGGACGATTTCAATATTGACGGTAGCATACAACGAGTTTCTATTCAGTAG
- a CDS encoding related to aliphatic nitrilase has translation MSAPIRVAVTQAEPVYLDLAASVKKACGLIAEAAQNGAKLVAFSECWLPGYPAWIWARSVDFELQTRYIYNSLPIESEAMDMVKAAAKENSIAVVLGFSEKSPSHSVYISQAIISPQGEVLLHRRKIKPTHMERTVFGDGTGADLNNVVEVDFGADHGKIKVGCFACWEHTQPLLKYHSISQGEVIHISMWPPIDPSMGVDHPGLWSMTADGSQNLSQTYAIESTTYVLHCTSVCTQKGIEVLKTQDGLACRQPGGGHSCVIGPDGRRLTEPLGDGKADTEGIVYADLDLTKVVATRGFLDIVGHYSRPDLLWLGVDRQPKENVIAKQYKPVVQEETENTVY, from the exons ATGTCCGCCCCCATCCGAGTCGCTGTCACGCAGGCTGAGCCTGTCTACCTTGACCTGGCTGCATCTGTGAAAAAAGCATGTGGTCTCATTGCCGAGGCGGCGCAGAACGGGGCAAAGCTTGTTGCCTTCTCCGAGTGCTGGCTACCCGGATATCCTGCGTGGATCTG GGCTCGATCTGTGGACTTTGAGCTGCAAACGAGATACATCTACAATTCACTGCCGATTGAGTCTGAGGCCATGGATATGGTTAAAGCAGCTGCCAAGGAGAACTCCATcgctgttgttcttgggttCTCCGAGAAGAGCCCCTCTCATAGCGTGTACATCTCACAGGCTATTATCTCACCTCAGGGCGAGGTCTTGTTGCACCGAAGGAAGATCAAGCCCACTCACATGGAGCGCACTGTCTTTGGTGACGGCACCGGTGCTGATCTGAACAATGTCGTGGAAGTGGACTTTGGAGCTGACCATGGTAAGATCAAGGTGGGATGCTTCGCATGCTGGGAGCACACGCAGCCACTTCTCAAGTATCACAGCATCTCGCAGGGTGAAGTGATCCATATCTCCATGTGGCCACCCATTGATCCCAGCATGGGCGTTGACCACCCTGGTCTGTGGAGCATGACGGCCGATGGGTCCCAGAACCTGTCCCAGACATATGCAATTGAGAGCACCACTTATGTGCTTCACTGCACGTCTGTATGCACGCAGAAGGGCATCGAAGTTCTGAAGACGCAGGATGGGCTAGCCTGTCGCCAGCCTGGTGGAGGCCATAGTTGCGTTATCGGACCTGATGGGCGACGCTTGACAGAGCCTCTGGGAGATGGAAAGGCTGATACAGAGGGTATTGTCTATGCTGACTTGGATTTAACCAAGGTGGTAGCGACTCGGGGATTTTTGGATATCGTGGGTCACTACAGCCGCCCGGATCTGCTGTGGCTTGGAGTGGATCGCCAGCCCAAAGAGAATGTCATCGCCAAGCAGTACAAGCCTGTCGTGCAAGAGGAGACAGAAAACACTGTCTATTGA
- a CDS encoding related to integral membrane protein PTH11: MTALAGQIAEIWILYVIGTAMIGARIFCRTKMVGYRNYDWDDYLVIAVAGMWTAAPVIGQVFVQGAEGRHTSDLTFEERKNMSEEDRKKWAYGSQMFLLGLTGYVVILWTLKFNMLCFYSRVVRGLWTERFVKPLMVVVILSVVVIIITLAATCRPFHHLWQVWPDPGRQCVPQNLTFFVVILVFNLVTDICIMLIPIPVLVGIQTNRLKKFGLILLFSLGFFCMFAAILRFVLIFNASVSALWSMREDCVGIFVGQAPMVTPLLKRRFWVMAGYATDKTGNSQTPHYNGSRLESHELRSGRANNSKVHDPYSITNVVSRSESQEEIVQKDLPSLPEQPRQFRSGIRVEQRIDVEAVQGTYTQPRDPRW, encoded by the exons ATGACTGCGTTGGCTGGTCAAATCGCAGAGATATGGATCCTCTACGTTATTGGCACCGCCATGATCGGGGCGCGCATCTTTTGCCGTACCAAAATGGTTGGCTATAGGAACTACGATTGGGACGATTACCTCGTTATTGCAGTCGCT GGAATGTGGACTGCTGCACCCGTAATTGGCCAAGTCTTCGTCCAGGGCGCCGAGGGTCGCCATACCTCCGATTTGACCTtcgaggagaggaagaacatGAGCGAGGAGGATCGCAAGAAGTGGGCGTATGGTTCGCAGATGTTTCTGCTTGGACTGACTGGATACGTGGTTATTCTGTGGACGCTCAAGTTCAACATGCTGTGCTTCTACAGTCGTGTTGTGAGGGGTCTTTGGACGGAGAGGTTTGTGAAGCcgttgatggtggtggtgatttTGTCAGTGGTGGTGATCATCATTACGCTGGCCGCAACGTGTCGGCCGTTTCATCACCTTTGGCAAGTTTGGCCAGACCCGGGAC GCCAGTGTGTTCCCCAGAATCTTACCTTCTTTGTCGTGATTTTGGTCTTCAATTTGGTCACCGATATCTGCATCATGCTTATACCAATTCCG GTACTGGTCGGCATCCAAACCAATCGCCTCAAGAAGTTCggcctcattcttctcttcagcttgggcttcttttGCATGTTCGCCGCCATCCTCCgcttcgtcctcatcttcaacgcaA GCGTCTCAGCTCTATGGTCAATGCGCGAAGACTGCGTCGGCATCTTCGTCGGCCAAGCCCCCATGGTTACACCTCTCCTCAAGCGTCGCTTCTGGGTAATGGCGGGCTACGCCACTGACAAGACGGGCAACTCTCAGACTCCGCACTACAACGGCAGTCGGCTTGAGAGCCACGAACTTCGGTCTGGGCGCGCGAATAACAGCAAAGTGCATGACCCTTACTCAATAACCAACGTGGTTTCTCGGTCCGAGAGCCAAGAGGAGATCGTGCAGAAGGACCTGCCTTCTTTACCGGAACAGCCGCGTCAGTTTCGGAGTGGTATTAGGGTGGAGCAGCGTATCGATGTTGAGGCAGTTCAGGGGACGTATACGCAGCCGCGAGATCCTCGATGGTAG